TCGATGCCCACCATCAGGGTGAGGGCGCCGCCGAAGCCGGAGGTCGTGGAGATGACGGCGTAGCCGGCACCTTCCGCCTTGTAGTAGACATATTCCGTGCCGTTCACGTCGATCTTGCCCTGCTCGGGCACGCCGTCGAAGGCAGGGAGCACCGCGGCGATGGAAGCCGTGGTCTTGGCCTGTGCGGCCGCGTCGATCGGGTCCTTGGTCAGGGCGTAGGCGCCGCCTACGACGGCGGAGCAGACCAGGCAGATGACGGTCAGGCAGAGGGCCATATTTTTCAGTGTAGATGCTATTGCCATAGCTTATGCCCTCCCATATTTTTTCTGGTGGAACCACATGTTGAGAAGCGGCACCGCGCAGTTCATCAGCAGGATCGCGAACGACATGCCCTCCGGATAGGAGCCGAAGTAGCGGATCATCATCACGATCACGCCGATGCCGATGCCGTAGATGATGCCGCCCAGGGTGCTCATCGGGGAGGTCACGTAGTCCGTGGCCATGAACAGGGCGCCGAGGAGCGCGCCGCCGGTCAGCAGGTTGAACGCCACGCCGGTGTACGCATCCGGGTTGATGCCGCTGAAGATGGCGGCGATGACGGCCATCGTGCCGAGGATGCTGAGCGGGATCCAGGGCTTGACCACGCGGCGGACCAGCAGGTAGACGAAGCCGAGCAGCAGGGCGCCGGCGGACAGCTCGCCCGCGGAAGCGCCGAGGTCGAAGAAGAAGCTCGACCAGGTGTAGCCGTTGGTCTCCATGAACTGGCTGATGGTGCCGCCGGACTTGAGCGTCTCCTTGAGGACGCCCAGCGGCGTGGCGCCGGACACGGCGTCAGGAACGGAGAGGAAGCCGGCGGTCGGCGTCCAGTCCGTCATCTGGGCCGGGAAGGACACGAGCAGGAACACGCGGCCGGTGATGGCCGGGTTGAAGACGTTCTGGCCGATGCCGCCGAAGGGCAGCTTGGCCACGCAGATACAGACCACGGCGCCGATGAACACGATCCACAGGGGAATCGAGGACGGCAGGTTCATCGCCAGCAGCAGGCCGGTGACGACGGCCGACAGGTCGCCGACGGTCGAGGGACGCTTCAGCATCCAGCGGGTGACGGCCCACTCCAGCAGCACGCAGGAAGCGACGCTGACCAGCAGGACGAGCAGCTCGGCCCAGCCGTAGGCCAGAATGGAGACCAGGATCGCCGGGCAGAGCGCGATGATCACGTCCCGCATGATCTTGGCCGTAGAGACATCCGCATGGATGTGCGGAGAAGGAGATACGATATACTTCTTGTCCATACGCGATTACTTGTTGGTTGCGGCGGCCTTCGCGGCCTCGGCGGCGGCCTTGGCAGCGGCGGCGCGGGCGCGGATGACGCCCATCACCTGCCCCTTGGCCTGGCGGATGTTGTCCAGCAGGGGGATGTAGGCGGGGCAGCTGTACAGGCAGCAGCCGCATTCGATACAATCCTGGGCGGCGTTGGCCTCGAGGCCCTCGAGGTCGCCGGCCTTATAAAGTCGGTTGAGCAGGAACGGCTCCAGGCCCATCGGGCAGGCGTCCGCGCACTTGCCGCAGCGGATGCAGGACGCGGCCGGCTTGCGGCGCGTCATGCCCTCGCTGAGGTACAGCACGGAAGAGGAGCCCTTGACCGTGGCGGCGTCGAGGTTGCTGATGGCCTTGCCCATCATCGGGCCGCCGCTGATCAGCTTGGCGGCCGTCTCGGGGATGCCGCCGGCCTGCTCCACGATCCAGGAAAGGGGCATGCCGATCCGGAAGAGGTAGTTGTGCTGCAGGTTGCCGGGGATCTGGTCGCCCGTGATGGTGAGCACGTTGGTGATGAGCGGCTTGTTCTTCTGCACGGCCTCATAGACCGCGAGCGAGGTGGCGACGTTCTGCACCACGGCGCCCACGTCGATCGGCAGGCCGCCGGACTTGACCTGGCGGCGCATCACGGCGTCAATGAGCTGCTTCTCACCGCCCTGCGGATAACGCTTCTTGAGCACCTTCACCTCGATGCCCGGATAACCGAGCTCGCGGACGGCGGCGCCCATCGCGGCGATGGCTTCGGGCTTGTTCTCCTCGATGCCGATCACGCAGCGGCAGCCGCCGAGCACCTTCTGCATGATGGCAGCGCCGACGACGATCTCCTTCGGGCGCTCGATCATGATGCGGTAGTCGCTCGTCAGGAACGGCTCGCATTCGGCGCCGTTGAGGATCAGGCACTCGGCCACCTTGCCGGGAGCCGGGTTGAGCTTGACGTGCGCGGGGAAAGTCGCGCCGCCGAGGCCCACGACGCCGGCGGCCTTGATCTTGTCAAGGATGGCGGCCTTGTCGTCGGGGATGGCGGTCACAAGGTCCTTGCTGCGGTCGATCGCGGGATCCCACTCGTCGCCCTCGACCGCAATCTCGACATGCATGACGGGATTGCCTGCGAGGTCCTTGCGGGGCGCGATGGCCTTGACCGTGCCGGACACGGGAGAATGGACGAAGGCGGAGATGAACCCGCCCGGTTCCGCGATCACCTGGCCCACCTTGACGCTGTCGCCGACGGCGACGAGCGGCTTGGCCGGGGCGCCCAGGTGCTGGGCCATCGACACGTAGACGGTCTGCGGGAGCGGGAGCTCCTCGATGGCGCATTCGCGGGCGTATTTGCTGTCGTGGGGGTGGACACCGCCCATCGAGAATGTCAGTTTACCCATTGGCTACCTCCTTTTTTTCTTCGGCGGCCTTCGGTGCTTCAGCAGCGGCGGCCTTGGCCTTGCGGTCGGCGATGCGTTTCTTGACGGCCTCCTTGTCGAGCTCCTTCGGGAAGTTCACGCCGTGGATGGCGCCGGTCGGACAGACCGCCTCGCATTCGCGGCAGAGCTTGCACTTCGCGGCGTCGATGTAGGCGACGTTGTCCACGACCGTGATGGCGTCGTGCGTGCAGGTCTTGGCGCAGAGGCCGCAGCCGATACA
The sequence above is a segment of the Bacteroidales bacterium WCE2004 genome. Coding sequences within it:
- a CDS encoding electron transport complex protein RnfG (manually curated), translating into MAIASTLKNMALCLTVICLVCSAVVGGAYALTKDPIDAAAQAKTTASIAAVLPAFDGVPEQGKIDVNGTEYVYYKAEGAGYAVISTTSGFGGALTLMVGIDTAGVVHNTTVLSHSETPGLGAKCTTDAHFMEQFRGFDPAAKKLAVTKDGGDLDAITASTITSRAYALAVANAVNVYHQLAGGQSNE
- a CDS encoding electron transport complex protein RnfD, whose product is MDKKYIVSPSPHIHADVSTAKIMRDVIIALCPAILVSILAYGWAELLVLLVSVASCVLLEWAVTRWMLKRPSTVGDLSAVVTGLLLAMNLPSSIPLWIVFIGAVVCICVAKLPFGGIGQNVFNPAITGRVFLLVSFPAQMTDWTPTAGFLSVPDAVSGATPLGVLKETLKSGGTISQFMETNGYTWSSFFFDLGASAGELSAGALLLGFVYLLVRRVVKPWIPLSILGTMAVIAAIFSGINPDAYTGVAFNLLTGGALLGALFMATDYVTSPMSTLGGIIYGIGIGVIVMMIRYFGSYPEGMSFAILLMNCAVPLLNMWFHQKKYGRA
- a CDS encoding electron transport complex protein RnfC, with protein sequence MGKLTFSMGGVHPHDSKYARECAIEELPLPQTVYVSMAQHLGAPAKPLVAVGDSVKVGQVIAEPGGFISAFVHSPVSGTVKAIAPRKDLAGNPVMHVEIAVEGDEWDPAIDRSKDLVTAIPDDKAAILDKIKAAGVVGLGGATFPAHVKLNPAPGKVAECLILNGAECEPFLTSDYRIMIERPKEIVVGAAIMQKVLGGCRCVIGIEENKPEAIAAMGAAVRELGYPGIEVKVLKKRYPQGGEKQLIDAVMRRQVKSGGLPIDVGAVVQNVATSLAVYEAVQKNKPLITNVLTITGDQIPGNLQHNYLFRIGMPLSWIVEQAGGIPETAAKLISGGPMMGKAISNLDAATVKGSSSVLYLSEGMTRRKPAASCIRCGKCADACPMGLEPFLLNRLYKAGDLEGLEANAAQDCIECGCCLYSCPAYIPLLDNIRQAKGQVMGVIRARAAAAKAAAEAAKAAATNK